One Synechococcus sp. CC9605 genomic window carries:
- a CDS encoding HupE/UreJ family protein, whose protein sequence is MNSLPLALRRPLRIAGPSLLAVLLLASPAFAHHPFGMGDSAALTPLQGLLSGVGHPLLGPDHLLFLLAIAFIGLQRPRAWVIPLLAAGLGGSVLSQFIPLPDAVAPWAEAMVSLSLVVEGLMALTVASSRWLLPLVALHGFLLGSTIVGAEPTPLFTYFLGLLIGQGALLLVVSNWSKTLVERLGSQGQRLGAGIWMGIGMAFAWVALID, encoded by the coding sequence TTGAATTCTTTGCCACTGGCCCTGCGCAGGCCGCTGCGGATCGCCGGCCCTTCGCTTCTGGCGGTTCTTCTCCTAGCCAGTCCGGCTTTCGCCCACCACCCCTTTGGCATGGGCGACAGCGCTGCCCTCACCCCCCTGCAGGGATTACTCAGTGGCGTTGGTCACCCGCTGCTGGGTCCCGACCATCTCCTGTTTCTGCTGGCCATCGCCTTCATCGGCCTGCAACGTCCCCGCGCCTGGGTGATTCCTCTGCTGGCTGCTGGCCTGGGCGGCAGTGTTCTGTCGCAGTTCATTCCCCTGCCGGATGCCGTGGCTCCCTGGGCGGAGGCCATGGTCTCCCTCAGCCTGGTGGTGGAGGGTTTGATGGCTCTCACCGTGGCCTCCTCCCGTTGGTTGCTGCCGCTGGTGGCCCTGCACGGTTTTCTGCTCGGTAGCACCATCGTTGGAGCGGAACCCACCCCGCTGTTCACCTATTTCCTGGGCTTGTTGATTGGCCAAGGCGCACTGCTGCTGGTGGTGAGCAACTGGTCCAAGACCCTGGTTGAGCGCCTCGGCTCCCAGGGGCAACGGCTTGGTGCCGGCATCTGGATGGGCATCGGTATGGCCTTCGCCTGGGTTGCCCTGATCGACTGA
- a CDS encoding 16S rRNA (uracil(1498)-N(3))-methyltransferase has protein sequence MNIVVLNRSDWLDERKVRLVDRRADHIRSVLRAAVGDSILVGELGGDLGQGRICALDADAVVLEVELNQPPPPRHRFDIVLALPRPKVLRRLFRTVAEFGVANLHLINCARVEKSYWQSPLLAPEKVNDALLAGMERASDTVAPRVHQHRRFRPFVEDQLKDLCAGRPCWMAQMGASLPLRDTPRGTAVVMVGPEGGFVPFELELAQEVIAQPVHLGSRTLSVDTALTAALAQG, from the coding sequence ATGAATATCGTTGTTCTGAACCGTTCGGATTGGCTGGATGAACGGAAAGTTCGTCTTGTGGATCGGCGGGCGGATCACATCCGTTCGGTGCTTCGGGCTGCGGTGGGCGACAGCATCCTGGTTGGTGAGCTAGGTGGCGATCTCGGCCAGGGCCGCATCTGCGCGCTCGATGCAGATGCAGTGGTGCTGGAGGTGGAGCTCAACCAGCCACCGCCGCCCCGCCATCGGTTCGACATTGTTCTGGCTCTGCCAAGGCCCAAGGTGCTGCGACGTCTGTTCCGCACCGTGGCCGAATTCGGGGTGGCAAACCTTCACCTGATCAACTGCGCTCGGGTTGAAAAGAGCTATTGGCAATCGCCTTTGCTCGCACCAGAGAAGGTGAACGATGCGCTGCTTGCTGGGATGGAGCGCGCCAGCGACACGGTGGCGCCCCGGGTGCATCAGCACAGGCGCTTTCGCCCCTTCGTCGAAGACCAGCTCAAGGATCTTTGTGCTGGACGGCCCTGCTGGATGGCCCAGATGGGGGCATCCCTTCCCTTGCGCGACACCCCAAGGGGGACGGCCGTGGTGATGGTGGGGCCCGAGGGCGGTTTTGTTCCGTTTGAACTGGAATTGGCCCAGGAGGTGATCGCGCAGCCCGTGCATCTGGGATCGCGCACCTTGAGCGTGGACACGGCCCTCACCGCCGCTCTGGCCCAGGGATGA
- a CDS encoding HdeD family acid-resistance protein, whose translation MPPERQRQVAAGLLILGAVAAILLPFISATLLTLALGGIAFSAGVSQLLRLGQDQAGGKLFRLLSALLYIGGALFILIDPIKGEISLTLFAGVVVLVEGIMELAAGATSKAPMAGLVLLDGLLSAGIGLLLVLKWPSDSVWALGTLFDMTLFSSALKLLQKPSGAIV comes from the coding sequence ATGCCCCCTGAGCGTCAGAGGCAAGTTGCAGCAGGCCTGCTGATATTGGGTGCCGTAGCTGCGATCCTTCTGCCGTTCATTTCAGCGACGCTTCTCACCCTTGCGCTTGGTGGGATTGCCTTCTCCGCAGGGGTGAGTCAACTGCTGCGACTCGGCCAAGACCAGGCCGGTGGCAAGTTGTTTCGTCTGCTTTCCGCCCTGCTTTACATCGGCGGGGCGCTGTTCATCCTGATTGACCCCATCAAAGGAGAAATCAGCCTGACCCTCTTCGCCGGGGTTGTGGTGTTGGTGGAGGGAATCATGGAACTGGCGGCGGGGGCCACTTCAAAAGCGCCGATGGCCGGACTTGTGCTGCTCGATGGCTTGCTCTCCGCAGGCATCGGCCTGCTGTTGGTGCTCAAGTGGCCCAGTGACAGCGTCTGGGCTCTGGGAACACTCTTCGATATGACCCTATTCTCATCGGCCCTGAAACTTCTGCAGAAGCCCAGTGGAGCAATTGTCTGA
- a CDS encoding hydantoinase B/oxoprolinase family protein: MGWCFWIDRGGTFTDLIGRDPEGQLHVRKVLSEQAGHGDPAVSAMKAMLALASPPVDLADVDDVRLGTTVATNALLEGVGAPLLLLTNAGLRDQLWIGDQHRDDLFALEQPQRPFLAQMVLELAGRLDAGGEEVEPLVLDQPLRRRLEEQRSSGLDVAVVALLHAQRNPAHEQRCAALLRELGFRTVVCSHQVSVMPRLVPRGQTALVEGAVHPVLDGYLQQVQGALGAATPLRVMTSSGALQAPDRLQAKDTILSGPAAGMVGAIAAARMAGFEGVPVLGFDMGGTSTDVFCVACADAQALRQVKEQTEIAGLQLLAPRLPIETVAAGGGSVLEFQGERLRVGPRSAGAQPGPACYRAGGPLTITDANLLLGRLQVDRFPAVFGPSGDLPPDVQVVRHRFAELAAALGQTPERVASGALQLAVETMAAAIRRVSLHRGEDIRGGVLVAYGGAGGQHACRLADELGLNTVLLHPMAGVLSAFGMGQARQRCRRQVHLGAALSPELLAALPDQVERLMAEAQETLRRQGDGADADAGLPEVWVSLDLRYPSAEQTLVLIWSAEQGVDAVISAFQASHQQRYGYCIDADQALIVEQLNVEITAPQQFDATATVTATAEVAEPTPEAELSPQVSMHLESSGWTQVPLLNRSALRLNQRIAGPALIAEATGCTVLEPGWQARVLEGGTLLLERSHPADESSELAQAGAHDPLQGELFRHRFMAIAEQMGEQLRQSSRSVNIRERLDFSCALFDATGSLVANAPHIPVHLGSMGDSVRDLLVQVATGDVAPLQPGDTLLSNDPFHGGTHLPDITAISPVFCNGDQPSFFVASRGHHADVGGIAPGSMPSFSRTISDEGLLLRNQLFVRQGRVLAADLEAVCSGMATPPRNLPELLADLQAQVAANQAGIVALQSLVEREGHTLVQQQMTLLQQDAARSVQRLLLRLTDARHQLALDDGSCLVVQVCLDPNRQRLRLDFSGTSPQRPGNFNAPLAVTRATVLYVIRCLLESDIPLNEGCFAPLDLVVPEGCLLNPRPPAAVVAGNVEVSQALCNLLFAAFDAQAAGQGTMNNVSFGNGRCQYYETVAGGGGAGEGYAGSVGLQSHMTNSRLTDPEVLESRYPVRLESFAVRSGSGGQGRWPGGDGLERTIRFLEPMSVSLISGSRQVAPFGLNGGGSGACGENLRLDCEGVAHPLPGAVQLELQAGEAIRMLTPGGGGMGR, from the coding sequence ATGGGGTGGTGCTTCTGGATTGATCGCGGTGGCACTTTTACCGATCTGATCGGTCGCGATCCAGAAGGCCAGCTGCATGTGCGCAAGGTGCTCTCGGAGCAGGCCGGTCATGGAGACCCTGCGGTGTCGGCCATGAAGGCGATGTTGGCGTTGGCTTCACCGCCCGTGGATCTGGCGGACGTCGACGACGTGCGTCTCGGTACCACCGTGGCCACCAATGCGCTGCTTGAGGGGGTTGGTGCTCCTTTGCTGCTGCTCACCAATGCCGGGCTGAGGGATCAGCTGTGGATCGGCGATCAACATCGCGACGATCTGTTCGCGCTCGAGCAGCCCCAGCGCCCCTTCCTTGCGCAAATGGTGCTGGAGCTGGCCGGTCGGCTTGATGCCGGGGGTGAGGAGGTGGAGCCCCTCGTGCTGGATCAGCCGCTGCGGCGGCGTCTTGAGGAGCAGCGCAGTTCCGGCCTGGACGTCGCCGTGGTGGCGTTGTTGCATGCCCAGCGCAACCCAGCCCATGAGCAGCGCTGCGCCGCATTGCTGCGCGAACTTGGCTTTCGCACCGTGGTCTGCTCCCACCAGGTGAGTGTGATGCCCCGGCTGGTGCCGCGGGGGCAGACGGCCTTGGTGGAGGGAGCCGTGCATCCGGTGCTGGATGGCTACCTGCAGCAGGTGCAAGGGGCGCTGGGCGCTGCCACGCCACTGCGGGTGATGACCTCCAGCGGAGCGTTGCAGGCTCCAGACCGGCTGCAAGCGAAAGACACCATTCTTTCGGGGCCCGCGGCCGGCATGGTCGGGGCGATCGCTGCGGCGCGGATGGCCGGTTTTGAAGGAGTGCCGGTGCTGGGCTTCGACATGGGGGGCACGTCGACGGATGTGTTCTGTGTGGCTTGCGCCGATGCGCAGGCTTTGCGGCAAGTGAAGGAGCAGACCGAGATCGCCGGCCTGCAGTTGCTGGCCCCACGCCTGCCGATTGAAACCGTGGCGGCCGGAGGCGGATCGGTGCTGGAGTTCCAGGGGGAGCGGCTGCGGGTGGGGCCCCGCTCCGCCGGAGCGCAACCTGGCCCGGCCTGCTATCGCGCCGGCGGACCGCTCACCATCACTGACGCCAACCTGTTGCTGGGGAGGCTTCAGGTGGACCGCTTCCCGGCGGTGTTCGGCCCGTCCGGGGATCTACCACCGGATGTGCAGGTGGTGCGGCATCGCTTCGCGGAGCTAGCGGCAGCGCTGGGGCAGACCCCGGAGCGGGTGGCATCCGGTGCGTTGCAATTGGCGGTGGAAACCATGGCCGCTGCGATCCGCCGGGTGTCGCTGCATCGCGGTGAGGACATTCGCGGCGGGGTCTTGGTGGCCTATGGGGGGGCTGGTGGTCAGCACGCCTGTCGCCTGGCGGATGAACTGGGGCTGAACACGGTGCTGTTGCATCCCATGGCCGGCGTTCTCTCCGCCTTCGGCATGGGTCAGGCCCGTCAGCGCTGCCGGCGGCAGGTGCATCTCGGCGCTGCTCTCTCGCCTGAACTGTTGGCGGCCCTGCCGGATCAGGTGGAGCGGCTCATGGCTGAAGCGCAGGAGACCTTGCGTCGCCAGGGAGATGGCGCTGATGCCGATGCGGGGCTGCCGGAGGTCTGGGTCAGCCTGGACCTGCGTTATCCCTCTGCCGAGCAGACCCTGGTGCTCATCTGGTCCGCAGAGCAAGGCGTTGATGCCGTGATCTCGGCCTTCCAGGCGAGCCATCAGCAACGCTACGGCTACTGCATTGATGCCGATCAGGCCCTGATTGTCGAACAGCTCAATGTTGAGATCACAGCACCCCAACAGTTTGATGCCACAGCCACAGTCACAGCCACAGCTGAGGTGGCCGAACCAACGCCAGAGGCGGAGCTATCGCCGCAGGTGTCGATGCACTTGGAGTCGAGCGGTTGGACGCAGGTGCCGTTGCTGAACCGCAGTGCCCTGCGGCTGAATCAGCGGATTGCCGGCCCAGCCCTGATCGCTGAAGCCACGGGCTGCACGGTGCTGGAGCCGGGCTGGCAGGCCCGGGTGCTGGAGGGTGGCACGCTGTTGCTGGAGCGCTCGCATCCTGCAGACGAATCATCGGAGCTGGCACAGGCCGGTGCCCACGACCCGTTGCAGGGGGAACTGTTTCGCCATCGCTTCATGGCGATCGCCGAACAGATGGGGGAACAGCTGCGCCAGAGCAGTCGTTCCGTGAATATCCGCGAGCGCCTGGATTTCTCCTGCGCGTTGTTCGATGCCACGGGTTCCCTGGTGGCCAATGCCCCCCACATTCCGGTGCACCTGGGATCGATGGGCGACAGCGTGCGCGACCTGTTGGTCCAGGTGGCGACCGGTGATGTCGCACCGTTGCAGCCCGGCGACACGCTGCTCAGCAACGATCCTTTCCATGGCGGCACCCACCTGCCCGACATCACCGCCATCTCGCCGGTGTTCTGCAACGGGGATCAGCCCAGCTTCTTTGTGGCCAGCCGTGGCCATCACGCCGATGTCGGTGGCATCGCTCCTGGATCAATGCCGTCCTTCAGTCGCACCATCTCTGATGAGGGCCTGCTACTGCGCAACCAGCTGTTCGTGCGCCAGGGCCGGGTTCTCGCCGCTGATTTGGAAGCGGTGTGCAGCGGCATGGCGACGCCGCCCCGCAACCTTCCGGAACTGCTGGCCGATCTGCAGGCGCAGGTGGCGGCCAATCAGGCGGGGATTGTGGCGCTTCAATCCCTCGTGGAGCGGGAGGGGCACACCCTGGTGCAACAGCAGATGACCCTGCTGCAGCAGGACGCAGCCCGCAGCGTTCAGCGGCTGCTGTTGCGCCTGACGGATGCCCGGCATCAGTTGGCCCTCGATGACGGCTCCTGCCTGGTGGTGCAGGTGTGCCTTGATCCCAACCGCCAACGGTTGCGTTTGGATTTCAGCGGAACATCGCCCCAACGGCCAGGCAATTTCAATGCCCCTCTGGCGGTGACGCGGGCGACTGTGCTGTACGTGATCCGTTGTCTCCTCGAGAGCGACATCCCCTTGAACGAGGGCTGTTTCGCGCCGCTTGATCTGGTGGTCCCTGAGGGCTGTCTGTTGAATCCGCGGCCCCCCGCCGCTGTGGTGGCCGGCAATGTGGAGGTGTCTCAGGCCCTCTGCAATCTGCTGTTTGCGGCCTTCGACGCCCAGGCGGCCGGCCAGGGAACGATGAACAACGTCAGCTTCGGCAATGGCCGCTGCCAGTACTACGAAACGGTGGCCGGTGGTGGCGGCGCTGGTGAGGGCTATGCCGGATCGGTGGGGCTGCAGTCCCACATGACCAATTCGCGGCTGACGGATCCCGAGGTGCTGGAGAGTCGTTATCCGGTGCGCTTGGAATCCTTCGCGGTGCGCTCCGGCAGTGGCGGCCAGGGCCGGTGGCCCGGGGGCGACGGCTTGGAACGCACGATACGTTTCCTCGAGCCGATGAGTGTGTCGCTGATCAGTGGCTCGCGGCAGGTGGCCCCGTTCGGTCTTAACGGGGGGGGCAGTGGTGCCTGTGGCGAGAACCTGCGGCTGGACTGTGAGGGGGTGGCTCATCCCCTGCCTGGTGCCGTGCAGCTGGAGCTCCAGGCGGGCGAGGCCATTCGCATGCTCACCCCAGGGGGAGGCGGCATGGGACGTTGA